The following are from one region of the Salvia hispanica cultivar TCC Black 2014 chromosome 1, UniMelb_Shisp_WGS_1.0, whole genome shotgun sequence genome:
- the LOC125200904 gene encoding mitochondrial inner membrane protease ATP23-like isoform X2 has protein sequence MARATRNNAQPTSGGGCVPSAAPGGGLPMTECEKMIRRSLRDPKVKFLREKLEKSGCGVGSNFIKGYNCEEAIAGGYNRAEGVVVCCNHLLIQDQVTQVVIHELIHAYDDCRAANLDWANCAHHACAEIRAAHLSGDCHYKRELVRGFLKLRGHEQDSRNEPEINKAHNLFMGCINGH, from the exons ATGGCGCGTGCTACTAGGAATAATGCTCAGCCAACTTCAGGCGGTGGTTGCGTCCCTTCCGCCGCTCCCGGCGGCGGCTTGCCGATGACCGAATGCGAGAAGATGATCCGACGAAGTCTCAGAG ATCCCAAGGTGAAATTTCTGAGGGAGAAACTGGAGAAATCGGGGTGTGGTGTTGGAAGCAATTTCATTAAGGGATACAACTGTGAAGAAGCCATAGCCGGTGGATATAATAGGGCTGAAGGG GTAGTGGTATGTTGTAATCATTTGTTAATACAAGACCAAGTTACCCAAGTGGTTATTCATGAGCTGATTCATGCATATGACGATTGTCGAGCTGCAAACTTGGACTGGGCAAACTGTGCTCATCATGCCTGCGCCGAG ATTCGAGCTGCTCATCTCAGTGGTGATTGCCATTACAAAAGAGAGTTAGTTCGTGGTTTTCTAAAGCTAAGAGGTCATGAGCAA GATAGTAGAAATGAACCAGAAATTAACAA GGCTCATAATTTGTTTATGGGGTGTATTAATGGTCATTAG
- the LOC125200904 gene encoding mitochondrial inner membrane protease ATP23-like isoform X3, with product MARATRNNAQPTSGGGCVPSAAPGGGLPMTECEKMIRRSLRDPKVKFLREKLEKSGCGVGSNFIKGYNCEEAIAGGYNRAEGVVVCCNHLLIQDQVTQVVIHELIHAYDDCRAANLDWANCAHHACAEIRAAHLSGDCHYKRELVRGFLKLRGHEQDSRNEPEINK from the exons ATGGCGCGTGCTACTAGGAATAATGCTCAGCCAACTTCAGGCGGTGGTTGCGTCCCTTCCGCCGCTCCCGGCGGCGGCTTGCCGATGACCGAATGCGAGAAGATGATCCGACGAAGTCTCAGAG ATCCCAAGGTGAAATTTCTGAGGGAGAAACTGGAGAAATCGGGGTGTGGTGTTGGAAGCAATTTCATTAAGGGATACAACTGTGAAGAAGCCATAGCCGGTGGATATAATAGGGCTGAAGGG GTAGTGGTATGTTGTAATCATTTGTTAATACAAGACCAAGTTACCCAAGTGGTTATTCATGAGCTGATTCATGCATATGACGATTGTCGAGCTGCAAACTTGGACTGGGCAAACTGTGCTCATCATGCCTGCGCCGAG ATTCGAGCTGCTCATCTCAGTGGTGATTGCCATTACAAAAGAGAGTTAGTTCGTGGTTTTCTAAAGCTAAGAGGTCATGAGCAA GATAGTAGAAATGAACCAGAAATTAACAAGTAA
- the LOC125200904 gene encoding mitochondrial inner membrane protease ATP23-like isoform X1 — MARATRNNAQPTSGGGCVPSAAPGGGLPMTECEKMIRRSLRDPKVKFLREKLEKSGCGVGSNFIKGYNCEEAIAGGYNRAEGVVVCCNHLLIQDQVTQVVIHELIHAYDDCRAANLDWANCAHHACAEIRAAHLSGDCHYKRELVRGFLKLRGHEQECVRRRVMQSLASNPNCSETAAKDAMEAVWNICYNDTQPFDTVP, encoded by the exons ATGGCGCGTGCTACTAGGAATAATGCTCAGCCAACTTCAGGCGGTGGTTGCGTCCCTTCCGCCGCTCCCGGCGGCGGCTTGCCGATGACCGAATGCGAGAAGATGATCCGACGAAGTCTCAGAG ATCCCAAGGTGAAATTTCTGAGGGAGAAACTGGAGAAATCGGGGTGTGGTGTTGGAAGCAATTTCATTAAGGGATACAACTGTGAAGAAGCCATAGCCGGTGGATATAATAGGGCTGAAGGG GTAGTGGTATGTTGTAATCATTTGTTAATACAAGACCAAGTTACCCAAGTGGTTATTCATGAGCTGATTCATGCATATGACGATTGTCGAGCTGCAAACTTGGACTGGGCAAACTGTGCTCATCATGCCTGCGCCGAG ATTCGAGCTGCTCATCTCAGTGGTGATTGCCATTACAAAAGAGAGTTAGTTCGTGGTTTTCTAAAGCTAAGAGGTCATGAGCAA GAATGTGTTCGGCGGAGAGTAATGCAATCCCTCGCTTCAAACCCGAACTGCTCAGAAACAGCAGCAAAGGATGCGATGGAAGCTGTTTGGAATATTTGCTATAATGATACACAGCCCTTTGATACAGTTCCTTGA